The proteins below come from a single Asanoa ferruginea genomic window:
- a CDS encoding helix-turn-helix domain-containing protein — MPSKDLPRDVGGFIRDLRRNAQISLRQLAEQAGVSNPYLSQVERGLRKPSAEVLQQLASALRVSTPVMYLRAGLLEEKEGYGVLTAIAADSELTIAQKQSLSQIYETFRRENARHAEAEAETAKQAEAASEAAAQAARAADAAAAAAGRAAGGATEAPTGWPGDTEATPTPPAKSRPVVKKTAKKAVKKAAPRAAEEEN; from the coding sequence ATGCCCTCGAAAGATCTGCCCCGCGATGTCGGCGGGTTCATCCGCGATCTGCGGCGTAACGCGCAGATCTCGCTCCGCCAGCTCGCCGAGCAGGCGGGCGTCAGCAACCCCTACCTGAGCCAGGTCGAGCGCGGGCTGCGCAAGCCCAGCGCCGAGGTGCTCCAACAGCTCGCCAGCGCACTGCGGGTCTCCACCCCGGTGATGTATCTGCGCGCCGGCCTGCTCGAGGAGAAGGAGGGGTATGGCGTGCTGACCGCGATCGCCGCCGACTCCGAGCTCACGATCGCGCAGAAGCAGTCGCTCAGCCAGATCTACGAGACGTTCCGCCGCGAGAACGCGCGGCACGCCGAAGCGGAAGCGGAGACGGCCAAGCAGGCCGAAGCCGCGAGCGAGGCGGCCGCCCAGGCCGCGCGCGCCGCCGACGCCGCTGCCGCCGCGGCCGGTCGTGCCGCCGGCGGGGCCACCGAGGCCCCGACCGGCTGGCCCGGCGACACCGAAGCCACCCCAACACCGCCGGCGAAGAGCCGGCCGGTGGTCAAGAAAACGGCCAAGAAGGCCGTGAAGAAGGCGGCACCAAGGGCCGCCGAGGAGGAGAACTGA